One Micromonospora craniellae genomic region harbors:
- a CDS encoding lysylphosphatidylglycerol synthase transmembrane domain-containing protein: MSTAAPAGRSFWGWARLALGLAVLVGLLCWLGTGPFLAGLRLIDAPALGAALAIGLFTTVCVAWRWSLVAGGLGVGLPLREAVAHCYRAVFLNATLPGGILGDVHRAVRHGRDVGDVGRGIRAVVWERVAGQVVLVAVAVVLLFVFPSPVRPYLPVATAVTVAVLAGVVLTARVLPRSGATRITRAIGTAVSDVRHGLLGRRTWLGVLLASALAVGGHLATFLVAARTAGSTAPLTLLLPLTLLALLAMAVPANVAGFGPREGVAAWAFAAAGLTAAEGVAAATVYGALVLVASLPGAAVLLARRVRVPATV; this comes from the coding sequence GTGTCCACGGCCGCCCCGGCGGGTCGGTCGTTCTGGGGTTGGGCGCGACTGGCGCTGGGGCTCGCCGTGCTCGTCGGGCTGCTGTGCTGGCTGGGAACGGGACCGTTCCTGGCCGGGCTGCGGCTGATCGACGCACCCGCGTTGGGTGCCGCGCTGGCCATCGGCCTGTTCACCACGGTCTGTGTCGCCTGGCGGTGGAGCCTGGTCGCCGGTGGTCTCGGCGTCGGGCTGCCGCTGCGCGAGGCGGTCGCGCACTGCTACCGGGCGGTGTTCCTGAACGCCACCCTGCCCGGCGGGATCCTCGGCGACGTGCACCGGGCGGTACGCCACGGCCGCGACGTCGGTGACGTGGGACGCGGCATCCGGGCGGTGGTCTGGGAGCGCGTCGCCGGTCAGGTGGTGTTGGTCGCGGTCGCGGTGGTGCTGCTGTTCGTGTTCCCCTCCCCGGTGCGGCCGTACCTGCCGGTGGCGACCGCGGTGACGGTCGCGGTGCTGGCCGGCGTGGTGCTGACGGCCCGGGTGCTGCCGCGCTCGGGTGCCACCCGGATCACCCGCGCGATCGGTACGGCCGTCTCCGACGTGCGCCACGGCCTGCTGGGCCGGCGCACCTGGTTGGGTGTGCTGCTCGCCTCCGCGCTCGCGGTCGGCGGACACCTGGCGACGTTTCTGGTGGCGGCGCGGACGGCGGGCTCCACCGCGCCGCTGACCCTGCTGCTGCCGCTGACCCTGCTTGCCCTGCTCGCGATGGCGGTACCGGCCAACGTCGCCGGTTTCGGCCCGCGCGAGGGGGTGGCCGCGTGGGCGTTCGCCGCCGCCGGCCTGACCGCCGCCGAGGGGGTGGCTGCCGCGACCGTGTACGGAGCTCTCGTGCTCGTCGCGAGCCTGCCCGGGGCGGCCGTGCTGCTGGCTCGACGTGTTCGTGTACCCGCCACCGTATGA